One Camelina sativa cultivar DH55 unplaced genomic scaffold, Cs unpScaffold00651, whole genome shotgun sequence genomic window carries:
- the LOC104773810 gene encoding uncharacterized protein LOC104773810 yields the protein MGSSKRYPSRLYGVGNFPLPMRSMHHDCSLSNLGGLKGFVGDEVYDKIRKNSQLGVLLDLAESDYLFCGKTIHYLLSNQLAINIPSEVWFLVGGKPLRFSLYEYEEISGLNCEKIDETEFEVDHTPLWAALKVKAFNGPNWEELVEGLRSCRGWSDEMKTQIARLYLVHVGVLGLSRNSRIPLEYAKRVLNEEAFESFQWGRVGFKSLVDSIKVLGLPNNAYTLHGCVHVLLIWAFESVKVLGASYGNVREGVDLPLLRWRGGRPRKDIEAFISGSKLLNNGELQVKHLVPKPLEFIYPDWPGQYCVYGVGEGLKKKLDNLLLDVINGEVDEREWDCVKKRKGEHTKKRERRQHVAGVSDDDFLETAPTSIRNVPNNAKEQKESVGDKCSAEKASGDKHSGVQGEDGSGRLFTMVETLGAKMDNIQISFSRAIAEVVFKLQGMESRMGNFESDVQLLKKVVINSTDGGAHTQGPLTLRNDEQKIEEV from the exons ATGGGGTCAAGCAAGAGGTATCCAAGTAGGTTGTATGGGGTTGGTAATTTTCCACTGCCGATGAGAAGCATGCACCACGATTGTAGTTTGTCCAATCTTGGTGGTTTGAAAGGCTTTGTTGGTGATGAGGTGTatgacaaaataagaaagaattcgcAGCTGGGAGTTCTATTGGATCTAGCCGAATCTGACTACCTGTTTTGTGGGAAGACCATCCATTATCTATTGTCCAATCAATTGGCAATAAACATTCCTTCGGAggtatggtttttggttggaggaaagccgctgaggttctctctatatgaatatgaagaaattagtggtttgaattgtgagaagattgatgaaacaGAGTTTGAAGTCGATCATACACCTTTATGGGCGGCTTTAAAGGTGAAAGCTTTTAATGGACCCAACTGGGAGGAGCTAGTTGAGGGTTTGAGAAGCTGCCGTGGGTGGTCTGATGAAATGAAGACGCAGATAGCTCGGTTGTATCTTGTTCATGTTGGAGTGCTTGGTTTATCAAGGAACAGTCGGATTCCTCTGGAATACGCTAAAAGGGTGTTGAATGAAGAAGCATTTGAGAGTTTTCAATGGGGTAGGGTTGGATTCAAGAGTTTAGTTGATTCCATCAAAGTCCTTGGGTTACCTAACAATGCTTATACCCTCCATGGATGTGTCCATGTATTGCTGATATGGGCATTTGAGAGCGTGAAGGTGCTGGGGGCTAGCTACGGGAATGTAAGAGAAGGTGTAGATTTGCCTCTGTTAAGGTGGAGAGGAGGGAGGCCAAGGAAGGATATCGAAGCCTTCATATCCGGGAGCAAACTCCTTAATAATGGGGAG CTTCAGGTGAAGCATTTAGTACCTAAACCTTTGGAGTTCATATATCCAGATTGGCCAGGACAGTATTGTGTGTATGGTGTAGGagaaggtttgaagaagaaactggataaTCTGCTGTTAGACGTGATCAATGGCGAAGTGGATGAAAGAGAATgggattgtgtaaaaaaaaggaagggggaacatacgaagaagagggagaggaggcAACATGTTGCAGGGGTAAGTGACGATGATTTCCTTGAAACAGCCCCAACCAGCATCCGTAATGTCCCCAATAATGCGAAGGAGCAGAAAGAAAGTGTTGGGGACAAATGTTCAGCAGAGAAGGCGTCTGGAGATAAGCATTCAGGTGTGCAGGGTGAAGATGGTAGTGGAAGGTTATTTACTATGGTTGAAACACTAGGGGCGAAAATGGATAATATTCAGATATCGTTTTCTAGAGCAATAGCGGAAGTTGTGTTCAAACTTCAAGGTATGGAGAGTAGGATGGGTAACTTTGAGAGTGACGTTCAACTATTGAAGAAAGTTGTTATCAACTCAACGGATGGAGGAGCGCATACGCAAGGACCTCTTACATTAAGAAATGACGAACAAAAAATAGAGGAGGTATGA